In a genomic window of Streptomyces pristinaespiralis:
- a CDS encoding bifunctional DNA primase/polymerase, with the protein MTAWLRDPSLLTHVAVDEEDRAAARVTPPGAGWLASAETYPRSALAQWEARPTAPAVLPCGSVFDVVTVPSIFGRRMLDRLWAEGPGSGPVAVHRGRMMLFAAPGTAQRLPSLLDWEEWGDSVPPLLCHGTGDAVTVPPLIPGNTASEPRWVVAPDTRRPWLPGPEVLLWACVRAVRAKASAGVRVSIFPRADQDANVYDVSRRR; encoded by the coding sequence GTCGACGAAGAGGACCGCGCGGCGGCCCGTGTGACACCCCCCGGTGCCGGCTGGCTCGCCTCGGCGGAGACGTACCCGCGGTCGGCGCTCGCCCAGTGGGAGGCGCGGCCGACCGCCCCCGCCGTACTGCCCTGCGGCTCGGTCTTCGACGTGGTCACGGTGCCCTCGATCTTCGGCCGGCGGATGCTGGACCGGCTGTGGGCGGAGGGCCCCGGTTCGGGGCCCGTGGCGGTGCACCGTGGCCGGATGATGCTGTTCGCCGCGCCCGGCACGGCCCAGCGGCTGCCCTCGCTGCTCGACTGGGAGGAGTGGGGTGATTCCGTACCGCCCCTGCTGTGCCACGGCACGGGCGACGCCGTCACCGTCCCGCCGCTGATCCCCGGGAACACCGCCTCGGAACCGCGCTGGGTGGTCGCCCCGGACACCCGCCGGCCCTGGCTCCCGGGCCCGGAGGTCCTGCTGTGGGCGTGCGTGCGGGCGGTCCGCGCGAAGGCCTCCGCGGGGGTGCGGGTATCGATTTTTCCTCGCGCCGATCAGGATGCTAATGTCTACGACGTCAGCAGGCGCCGCTAG